In Gemmatimonadaceae bacterium, the DNA window GCGACGGAGCTCGCGTCAATCTCCTCACCGACCTTGGCGAATATCATCGCCGAGATGAACCGGGAGAGCATCAATCTCTATGCGGAGCTGCTCTTCCGCGACGCAGCCCACGCGGCGGCGCCGGATCAGGTTGGCTCCGCGCAGACGGGGCTCGCCACGCTTCGGAGTCTCCTTTCGGCCAAAGTTGCGGCGCGTCCCGAGGACGTTCAGGTCTCCGACGGCAGCGGGCTTTCGGTGCTCGACCGCGTCACACCGCGCTCGATGGTCGAGCTCCTCTCGTTCGCGCATCAGGCACCGTGGGGCGCGACGTTCCATGCGTCGCTGCCGCTCGAGGGGGAGTCCGGGACGCTGCGCCATCGCGCCCGCCACACGCCGGCCCGCGGTAATCTCCACGCGAAGACCGGTACGACCAATACCGTTGCGTCGTTAGGCGGCTACGTCACCGCCAAGAACGGCGAGATCCTCGCGTTCTCGTTCATCTACAACGGCAGCGATCGTTGGAACGCAAAGCTGGCGATGGATCAGATGGGGGCGACGTTAGCCGAATTCGTGCGCTAGAGAACGCGCGGCGACGACTACGATTGGCGGATCTTAATGCCTCGCTTGCCGAGCTCCTCGATATAGCGCGCGGCTGGAACGCACTCGTCAGGCGTGTGTACGCCAGCCGGCTTCACCTCGCCACGCACCTGCATCATGCCGGTGATCGACAGCGAGTAGCCCGTCGTTCGCATCATTGCACTCACGTGATGCGTCTCGTCGTAGCGGTCGATGAGCTCGAAAGTCAACGTCTTCTGCGAGCCTCCCTTCGTACCGTTCACGACGACGCGTAAGGCAACGAGATCCTTTCCTTCCGGTTTCGTTAGGCGCGGCCCGACGATCGCCATGAACGCCTCGCGCGGGATGATCTTCATCCCCTTGACCTCGACTGGATCGAGGTCCAGCAGCCCCAGCTCGCGAATTGCTTCCATTCGCTCGGCGTGCCCCGGATAGCGCAGCGTCTTGTACTCCATCTCCGGGATCTTCCCTTCGTACCGGAACGCCATCGTCGAGAGACCGCCAGCGGTGTGAAAAGCTTCGAGTGTACCAACACCATCCCCGAAGTTCACTGGCTCGAGCTCGGAGAGCGCGCGCACGTGTGTGCGCTTACCATTTCGCAGCACCCACGAAAGCGTCGTGTAGTAGTCGAGTACGCCCTCGAACGAATAGACGATCTGATAATTGAGCGGCGGCTCCGGTTCCTGCGGCAATCCGCCGACATAGATTCGCACGGCGCGAACGTTGTCGAGCTGCCGAATGCCGTACTCGGCGAGAATGTTCACCATTCCCGGCGCGAGTCCCGTGTCGGGCACGACGGTGATGCTCTTCCGCCGCGCTTCGGCGTCGAGCGTTTTCTGTTGGTTGACGATCTCCGTGTTGCCGCCCAGGTCGGTGAAATGAACCCCCGCTTCGACGGCGAGACGCGCCATGTCGAAGTTGAAGTAGTAGGGAATGGCGCTCATGGCCGCGTCGCACTCGCGCATCAGCCCGCGAACGGCGTCTTCGTCCCGCACGTCGAGCGGCGTCGGAAGCAAACGACGGCCGGAATGCGGCGCGAGGAAGTCGGGCAGATGATTGATCTTCAGATCTGCGAGTCGGACCTGTTCGACTTCTTTATCCTGCAACAAATCATAGGCGCAAGCGGAGCCTTGTAAACCGGCACCGAGAACGAGCATCCGCATTCAGAAACGTCTCCTCAAGTGGTGAAAACGCTGCAGGGCAACGGAAAAGCTAAACACGTCCCTTCTCACACGGCACCCGACTAAGGTTGTCGATCGATGTGCCGGGAATGGAATTTGAGAGCGGCAGCCTAAGGGAGATTCTCCCTCGTTATCATCGAGGCCCGATAACTATGAGATGCACATGAGCGAGCCCGCGCTCGCGAACACCAGCGATTGGCGCCGTCATCTCATCGAGGACACGCGTGGCATTCGTCGCGTGCTCGAGGAGACGCGCCGGATCGCCGTGCTCGGCATCAAGATCGCAGAATCTGCTGCTCCCGCATTCTATGTTCCGGAGTACGTGCAGCAGGCCGGGTTCGAGATCGTCCCGGTGCCAGTGTACTACCCGGAGTGCACGGAAATACTCGGGGAAAGAGTCTACAGAACCGTCGCGGAGATTCCCGGCGAAGTCGACATGGTGAATGTCTTTCGCCGGCCGCACCGCATTCCCGCGCATGTCGACGACATCATTCGCAAGCAACCCAAATCAGTCTGGTTTCAGCTCGGCATCCGCAGCGATGACGCAGCCGAACAGCTCGCGCGCGCGGGCATCGATGTCGTGCAGGATCGTTGCTTGATGGTGGAGTTGCAGCACATCGGGAAGTAGCACTTCTTTTCACTCAGCACGACAGAACCTACTGCAGCAGCAGTACGCCGTGCTTCGCGTCGCTCGTCCAGCGCTGCGTTCCGAGCAGCTTCGCGGCCGCCGCCGAAGCGCCGGTCTCCCAGTGACCCTCGACGATGAAGCGAAGACCTTGCTCGTCGATGAGCATTGGACAGCGCGTACCCACCGTCATCGCAGAAATCTGTCCGCGCCTCAATGTGATCGTTTGCGCCACCGGATCGAACGTCGGTGTGAGGCGACGTAACACGTCCAGCCCAATAACGACGCTCTGACGCTCACGCTTAGCGCGGCGGCTGGTGTCCGTGGCCAATCGCGCTGTCACATTGCTCAGCGTGACGTCGCCAAGATGCAGCTCCGAGACAACCGCCGCGACACCGCTCGAATCTTCACCGAACACGCGCAGTCCGTCGCGACTGCGCGCCGCGCGGCCGCGCAGCAGGACGCCCGAGCCACGAGGGTCGATGAGTGCATCGACGCGATGCTCGCCGATGCCTAGCGAGACCACGCCGACTCCCGAACCATCAACGAGCGGCTTGTAGCCGAGAGTCACCACCGAATCGGGAAACTCGAGCACGGGCGGGTGACTCACGAGCCAGCGAACTCGCTTCTGTTCCGCGGGTGACAGCGGTGTCGCTGGCAGCGAGGCGAGCGCACGATAATCGCCTAACGAGCCGTAGATCGGGGCCAGCGAGCGAGCGATCCGGGTCGTGTCGCCGCCGAAGAGCCTTGCCTCCTCGAGCAGAACAGCGCCGATGCGCAGCGCGCCCCGCGCGGCGAGATAGCGGCCGAGCGCGGCACGAGCAACTGCGTCCCGCGGCCGCGCGCTCGATGCCGAGTAGTACAGCGATTCCGCTGCGCCAACGCGACCGGCAGCGAGCATCGAGTCCGCCTCTGCAATCCCGCCGCCGAGCTGCGCCGTCGCGCGGCTCGATGTCGCGCACGCGAGAAGGACCGCCAACATGGCGACGAGCACCAGCCCCTCTGTTCGACGCGGGAGCAGGCGTTGCGCGAGATCTCTCATGTGTCGCTGGCTACTGAGGGTGGACGGTGACGCGTGCGAGGAGCTCGACGTCGGGGTCAGCGACGAGCATTCGTGGCGCCGACACCGACAGCGGAAACGCGAGGTGAGAATGAATCTCCGCTGGCACGAGCACGGTCGCCCGTCGGGGCGCTCCGTCGGCACCTAGAACTTCCACGGTGAGTGGGAAGCGGAAAGCACCGAAGTGAGTGGCCTGAACGACGTCGAGTGTTATCTGGTGCGACGACGAATCGGATGACCAGGTCACGTCGATCTCGGGAAAACCAGGGCGCTCGAGCCACTGGTGAAAGAACCAGTCGAGCTTCTGGCCACTCGCCCGCTCCATGGCCTCACGGAGATCGTCCGTGAGTGCGGTGCCATCGCGAAAGCTCGAGTAGTAATTGCGGAGCGCCGCGAAAAACGCGGTGTCGCCCACTTGCCGCCGGAGCATGTGGAGGACGAAACCGCCCTTCTGGTAGCTGTTTACGTTGAGCAGTGCGAGCAGGTCGTGCTGCGTCGCGTCGATTACTGCGTGCGTCGGGACGGCAGCAGAGTCAGCGAGCACCTCCGACCGAATGCCCTGCATATCGTGTCGGAAGGCGCTGTCGCCATGGGCGTGCTGGCTCCAAAGCGCGGCGAAGTAGGTCGCAAACCCTTCCGAGAGCCAGAGGTGTGGCCACTCTCGCTCGGTGACCGCGTCGCCGAACCATTGGTGAGCGGTCTCGTGAGCGATGATGCCTTCGCCCATTCGTCCGGTGCGGAACAAGGCGTCGGCGTAGAAAATTGCCGTCGCGTTTTCCATTCCACCGAAACGCGTCGACGATTGGAGATGCGCGAGCTTTTCGTACGGGAACGGACCCACGAGCGATGAGAAGTAGCGAACGATCTCGCCAGCCTGCGCGAAAGCCCCCGGCAGCATCGCGCGCTGTTCGGGTGCCGTATACACGTGTTGCTGAACACAGCCGCTCGCCGGGCTCGCGGATGCTTGCCTATTTGAAGTCGCTCGCGCTTCGCGCTCGCTCTCGCGTCTCTCGCCATTCGCGAAGCCACATGCCGTTGGCCCAAGCGAGTACTCGGTGAGCGGCGCCGCGGCGATCACCATGAGATACGGCGCGATCGGATGCGACTCGCGCCACCGCGTGCGTACGCGTCCGTTAGGCAGCGGCGTTCGGTCGACGAGCAGCCCGTTCGCCACCACCGTCCTTCCCGCGGGTGCGGTGACGGTCCAGCTCACCGTGGCCTTGTCGCTCGGATGATCCACACTCGGGATCCAGAAGCGAGCGCGATTCGGCCAGTTGTCGCCGAAGCCCGTCCACCGGCCCGCGCTGTCGGTGCGCACGATGAGCCCGTCTTCTACCGCTCCATGGTATGCAACCTCGACGGGTATCGACTGCTTGCCCCGTGGCTGAAAAGGAATGTGAATCTCCTTCGCCGTACGCGTGAATGGCACGCGCGCGCCGCTCATTCGTACGCTGTCGACGGTGAGACGCACGAGATCGAGCACGAGCGTGTCGACGCGCTCGGTATGACGTATAAGCAGCACGGCATAGCCGCTGATCACGTTGCCCGCTGCCGGCAGATCGAGCGAGAGCTCGTAGCTCTGCACATCGACGCCGGGACGGTATCGATGCTCGATTGCCGCGTCGCGCGTTGCGCCAGGGCCGATGCTCGCCTGCGCCGCCAGGCATGCTGGAATCACCAACGCGGTAACGAGTGGCGCGAGGCATTGCGCGCGCACGGTTTGCCTAACGCCCAAACAACTTCCCCAGAATGCGCGAGTCGCCCGGCGTCGTGCCGTCCACGGCCGCGGCGGTGAAGGCCTCGGCGAACTCGAGGGTCGTTTGATATCGAGCCTCGGGCGCGCGCTGCATTGCCTTGTTGAGCACACGCTCAACCGCTTCGGGAAAGGTGAGTTCCGCACGCATGCGACGCAGTGGAATCGGATCGTTGCGGAGACGCGAGATCATCATCTCCTGCTGGGTACGTCCCTGAAACGGCAGCTTTCCCGTGAGCATCTCGTAGACGAGCAACGCGAGCGAATAGATATCGGTACGGGGGTCGAGCGTTTTGCCGCGCAACTGCTCCGGGCTCATGAACTCCGGGGTCCCGAGGATGATCCCCGTCGCTGTCAGCTTTTGCAGCTCCCCCTCGGCGCGACGCTCCTTCGCCAGTCCGAAGTCCATGACGACGGCGTATTCAGTGCCATCTGGATCCGGCCGACTGCAGATCATCACGTTCTCGGGTTTGAGATCGCGGTGCACGATTTTAAGCTGATGCGCGACATGCAGCCCCTCCGACATGTCTCGCACAAAGCGCGCGGTGTCTTCGAGTGAGATCTGCCCAAGGCGGTTCGTACGATCCGCGAGCAGCTCACCTTCGACGAACGGCATGACGACATAGACCAGACCATCTTCGGTTTCGCCAAGCCGCATGATGTGACAGATGTTCGGATGGGCGAGACGCATGCCGAGCGCTGCCTCCCGCCTCAGCCGTTGCATGGCGTTCACGTCTTCGGATAAAGCCGGCGAGAGGACCTTGATCGCGAACCGTTCCTGGGTCGCGACGTCGTGAGCGAGGTACACGAACGACATTCCGCCCTCGCCGACCTTCCGAATCATCTTGTAGCGACCGTCAAGCGTCCTGCCCGTGAGGTTCGCTGCCGTGAGCGGCGTTTGCCGCATCGAGCGCACGGGCGGCTCCGTCGGACGCGGCGGGGTATTGCTCGGTGCCGCGGGCGCAGAGCCACTGGTTCCCGACGCGGGGCTCAGAACCGATCGTGAGACGAGCCGCGACCCGTCGCGAGGGCAAAACCGCGCGTCAGGAGGGTATGTCGTGCCGCAGGCGGGACAGCGATTCATCAGGTGCGCACCTGGTTCCGACCGCTGGACTTGGCGCGGTACAGCGCCTCGTCGGCTCGCGCGAATAAATCCTCGGTTGAGTCTACGCGCGGTGACGGAAAGGTGGCAACGCCGATGCTGGCCGTCAAATGGAGTGGTTCCTCGCTGCTGGCGTCGAACGGATATCGCTCGATCGACTCCCGGAGGCGTTCCGCGAAGATGATCCCGCCCTCCTGAGACGTCTCCGGAAGGATCAGCACGAATTCCTCGCCCCCGTAACGTGCCGCGATGTCTACGGTTCGCACGGACGCATCTACGAGCGCACCGATCTGCCGCAGAACGCCGTCTCCGACCAGGTGTCCCCGTTCGTCGTTGATCCGCTTGAAGTGATCGATGTCCAGGAGGAGCAACGTGAGCATGGACTCGTAGCGCTTGGCGCGGTCGACTTCCCGGGATAGCCGCTCGAGTAGCGCCCGTCGGTTCAGCAGACGAGTGAGGGGATCGGTCGTGGCAAGCGCCTCGAGGCGTCTATTGTCGGCCCGCGTCGACTCGAGCGCCTGGGCACGCTTGATCGCGGCAACGGCAGCATTCAAGACCGTCTCGGCGAACTCGACGTCATACTGCGTCAGGTTCCTCTCAAACCGGTCGCTCTTGAGCATGAGCACACCAGAGCGCCATCGATCGATACTGAATGGCAGCGCGGCGACCGAGCGGAGAGGCACGTCCTTGCCCTCCTCGAGCCAGCGTTTGCGCGCCGACTCGAAAAGGGGATCGGCCTGAACGTCGCGGACCAGCACGGGGCGCTGATTCCCGAGGGCGGCAACGATCTCCGGATAGCGCTCGAGCTGGATCTCGAGATTCGGCGTTCGCAAATCCTCGCAAGACGCCGCTACGACGCCGACCGTGTCCCCGGCGCTTCCCAGGACCACGGCACAGCGCGACAACCCAAGGGCGCGCGAGACGCGGCGGACGAGAATGCGGTAGATCTCCGTCGCCGAGAGCTCGCCTGTGACTTCATTCAGGATGTCGACGATCTGGCGATTACTCGCCACGTCCTCGCGCGCGCGTTCGAGCTCGGCGCGAGCAGCGGCGAGCGCGACACGAGCAGAGCGGAGCTCGGTCTGCGCACGGAGCTGGGTGTGAATTCGCGCGAGGAGCTCAGGGACGCGGAAGGGCTTCGTGACGTAATCGTCGGCCATCCGTGGTGGCACGAGCGCCGTCGAGGCTTTCCCATTCGATGGCAGCGTCGTTGCGACGACGATCGGCACGTCGCGCCAGCGCTCGTCGCGCTTTACGCGCTCGAGGAGCTGCTCGCCGTCCGGACCGAGATTCTCGACGTCGACGAGAAGGAGGTCGGGCCTGCTGCGCTCGAGCGCGTCGATCAGATGACGTCGCTCGGAAATGCTCGTGACTTGATAACCCTGCTCGCGCAGCAGCCATGCAAGGGCACTGCTCGCGTGGGGGTCGTCATTGGCAACCAAAACGTGCGGCGCGGCCGGAGCACCCCGACCAATCGTTGGCGCGTCGGTGTGTTGAGCGGTGGGAAGCGGGTCGCCAGAACTCTCACGCACGCGAGAGCAGCTCCTGAAGTCCGTCCCACTCGATATTGCCGCCGCTCAAAACCGCGACGACGGGGCGCGAGTCCCGGGGCCTAACGAGTCCCTCGAGAAGTGCGGCGATCGTGATCGCTCCACTGGGTTCGGCCACGAGCTTCATGCGATCGAGCAGCAGCCGCACCGCTGGAGCAAGTGATGCGTCGTCGACCGTGACGACCTCGTCGACGTATCGCTCGTGATGGGCGAAAGGAAGACGCCCGATCTCTACCGCCATCAGACCATCGGCGAGACTCTTCGTCTTTTCGAGACGTACCGGGTGCCCAGCCGCGCGGGCGCGGCTCAGCTTCGGGGCACCAGACGGCTCGATAGCAACGACACGTGCCGACGGCACTCGCTCTTTGACGGCGGTCGCAACGCCGGCGCTCAGCCCTCCACCACCTACCTGAACGAGGACGGTACCGACCTCTGGCGCGTCGGCGGCGATCTCGAGACCGAGAGTTCCTTGTCCTGCGATGATTGCCGGATCGTCGTAGGGCGGCACGAGCGTGCCGCCCTCGTTGTGAACGATCTCGAGCGCCTTCTCGTAGCGGTCGTTTGTAGTTGTGCCCGCGAGAACGATGCGCGCGCCGAGTCGCTCGGCGCCGGCACGCTTCGCCGGTGTGACGGTAGTCGGCATGACGACGGTGGCAGGAACGCCGAATAGCTTCGCTGCCAGAGCGACGGCTTGTGCGTGGTTGCCGGAGGAGGGCGCGATCACGCCCTTAACACGCTCTTCGGCTGAGAGACGGGACAGATACGTATAAGCGCCACGGAACTTGAACGCCCCGCCGCGCTGCAGCATTTCGGGCTTTACGAACACGGGCGCGCCGACGCGTTCCGAGACCGCGTCGAAAGCAAGCAAGGGTGTTCGAACAGCGACGCCCTCGAGACCGCGGGCAGCGCTCTCGATGTCGTCGAGAGTCACGAGGCCGAGTTGGCTCGCGGACATCGTCGTCATGCGTTCTTGACTCCATTGGCAAGCTCATCGCGCACGAGCGCAGAACACAAGGACGCAGCTTCGCGAACCGAGGGCGCGTCACGCTTCCGCAATGAGGAAGTTTTTTTTCGGTCGAGCCTCCCGAAGTCGCGGCAGCGTCACTCCGCGCCGTAATTGCGGCGCGTGAATGCGCCCGTTCCCGGTCGAGCGACGGGACGCGTTGCGGCGAAGGGAGGGCCGCCTAAGCTAGCATTGCACGAGTGGCTGGTAAAGCCGAGAAGAACTCAAGATCGCCAGCACGCCGCAGTGAAGGAAATCCGGAAAAAAGCGGAGGCGGGCACGTGTACAAAGTTCGTTCGCACACATACGCCACCGTCCGTCATTTCGTCCGGTTTCCGTTGCTATTCCTCATCGTCGTCCTCTGGACCGACGGGCACGACTTCGCCGGAGTCGTCGCCGGCAACTTCGCCCTCATCCTCAGGCACGACGCGCGCGACGTCCATCACGAGATCGTTCTCGTCGAGGTTGACGAGCCTGACGCCCTGCGTGTTGCGGCCCGAGACACGAATCCCCTTCACGGGCATACGGATCGCAACGCCCTGCTTGGTGATGAGCATCAACTCATCGTCGGG includes these proteins:
- a CDS encoding saccharopine dehydrogenase C-terminal domain-containing protein, whose translation is MRMLVLGAGLQGSACAYDLLQDKEVEQVRLADLKINHLPDFLAPHSGRRLLPTPLDVRDEDAVRGLMRECDAAMSAIPYYFNFDMARLAVEAGVHFTDLGGNTEIVNQQKTLDAEARRKSITVVPDTGLAPGMVNILAEYGIRQLDNVRAVRIYVGGLPQEPEPPLNYQIVYSFEGVLDYYTTLSWVLRNGKRTHVRALSELEPVNFGDGVGTLEAFHTAGGLSTMAFRYEGKIPEMEYKTLRYPGHAERMEAIRELGLLDLDPVEVKGMKIIPREAFMAIVGPRLTKPEGKDLVALRVVVNGTKGGSQKTLTFELIDRYDETHHVSAMMRTTGYSLSITGMMQVRGEVKPAGVHTPDECVPAARYIEELGKRGIKIRQS
- a CDS encoding CoA-binding protein, which gives rise to MSEPALANTSDWRRHLIEDTRGIRRVLEETRRIAVLGIKIAESAAPAFYVPEYVQQAGFEIVPVPVYYPECTEILGERVYRTVAEIPGEVDMVNVFRRPHRIPAHVDDIIRKQPKSVWFQLGIRSDDAAEQLARAGIDVVQDRCLMVELQHIGK
- a CDS encoding M1 family metallopeptidase is translated as MRAQCLAPLVTALVIPACLAAQASIGPGATRDAAIEHRYRPGVDVQSYELSLDLPAAGNVISGYAVLLIRHTERVDTLVLDLVRLTVDSVRMSGARVPFTRTAKEIHIPFQPRGKQSIPVEVAYHGAVEDGLIVRTDSAGRWTGFGDNWPNRARFWIPSVDHPSDKATVSWTVTAPAGRTVVANGLLVDRTPLPNGRVRTRWRESHPIAPYLMVIAAAPLTEYSLGPTACGFANGERRESEREARATSNRQASASPASGCVQQHVYTAPEQRAMLPGAFAQAGEIVRYFSSLVGPFPYEKLAHLQSSTRFGGMENATAIFYADALFRTGRMGEGIIAHETAHQWFGDAVTEREWPHLWLSEGFATYFAALWSQHAHGDSAFRHDMQGIRSEVLADSAAVPTHAVIDATQHDLLALLNVNSYQKGGFVLHMLRRQVGDTAFFAALRNYYSSFRDGTALTDDLREAMERASGQKLDWFFHQWLERPGFPEIDVTWSSDSSSHQITLDVVQATHFGAFRFPLTVEVLGADGAPRRATVLVPAEIHSHLAFPLSVSAPRMLVADPDVELLARVTVHPQ
- a CDS encoding serine/threonine-protein kinase, which produces MRQTPLTAANLTGRTLDGRYKMIRKVGEGGMSFVYLAHDVATQERFAIKVLSPALSEDVNAMQRLRREAALGMRLAHPNICHIMRLGETEDGLVYVVMPFVEGELLADRTNRLGQISLEDTARFVRDMSEGLHVAHQLKIVHRDLKPENVMICSRPDPDGTEYAVVMDFGLAKERRAEGELQKLTATGIILGTPEFMSPEQLRGKTLDPRTDIYSLALLVYEMLTGKLPFQGRTQQEMMISRLRNDPIPLRRMRAELTFPEAVERVLNKAMQRAPEARYQTTLEFAEAFTAAAVDGTTPGDSRILGKLFGR
- a CDS encoding diguanylate cyclase, yielding MRESSGDPLPTAQHTDAPTIGRGAPAAPHVLVANDDPHASSALAWLLREQGYQVTSISERRHLIDALERSRPDLLLVDVENLGPDGEQLLERVKRDERWRDVPIVVATTLPSNGKASTALVPPRMADDYVTKPFRVPELLARIHTQLRAQTELRSARVALAAARAELERAREDVASNRQIVDILNEVTGELSATEIYRILVRRVSRALGLSRCAVVLGSAGDTVGVVAASCEDLRTPNLEIQLERYPEIVAALGNQRPVLVRDVQADPLFESARKRWLEEGKDVPLRSVAALPFSIDRWRSGVLMLKSDRFERNLTQYDVEFAETVLNAAVAAIKRAQALESTRADNRRLEALATTDPLTRLLNRRALLERLSREVDRAKRYESMLTLLLLDIDHFKRINDERGHLVGDGVLRQIGALVDASVRTVDIAARYGGEEFVLILPETSQEGGIIFAERLRESIERYPFDASSEEPLHLTASIGVATFPSPRVDSTEDLFARADEALYRAKSSGRNQVRT
- a CDS encoding threonine/serine dehydratase, with product MTTMSASQLGLVTLDDIESAARGLEGVAVRTPLLAFDAVSERVGAPVFVKPEMLQRGGAFKFRGAYTYLSRLSAEERVKGVIAPSSGNHAQAVALAAKLFGVPATVVMPTTVTPAKRAGAERLGARIVLAGTTTNDRYEKALEIVHNEGGTLVPPYDDPAIIAGQGTLGLEIAADAPEVGTVLVQVGGGGLSAGVATAVKERVPSARVVAIEPSGAPKLSRARAAGHPVRLEKTKSLADGLMAVEIGRLPFAHHERYVDEVVTVDDASLAPAVRLLLDRMKLVAEPSGAITIAALLEGLVRPRDSRPVVAVLSGGNIEWDGLQELLSRA